The Paenibacillus sp. FSL R7-0204 genome includes a region encoding these proteins:
- a CDS encoding AraC family transcriptional regulator — MEWLERMNRAIGYIEDNLEQDIDYDQIAKIALCSVYQFQRMFSFVLDVPLSEYIRRRRLTLAAFDLKDRKNTVMEIALKYRYESPEAFSRAFHNLHGITPTLARNAGSELRAYPRISFQIILKGVTGMNYRMEKRDAFQVYGLEDIYHYDTIANEAGVTIPEVWQNICKNGEFERLAQSVSGAWRDEGNFSKELGAVFAFDAYTFTSNSTFPYLIGCYKAPGSQVNGYTVVDVPAATWVVFSTLHDGNGSGKYDLRSLKNRIFSEWLQTSTYTILDGGNFEMYGTSADGYEYCELWYRVGE; from the coding sequence GTGGAGTGGCTGGAGCGAATGAATCGGGCGATCGGTTATATTGAAGATAACTTAGAACAAGATATTGATTACGATCAAATCGCTAAAATTGCCTTATGTTCGGTTTACCAGTTTCAACGTATGTTTTCATTTGTACTTGATGTCCCGTTATCCGAGTATATCAGGCGCAGAAGACTGACGCTGGCTGCGTTTGATCTAAAGGACAGAAAGAACACTGTGATGGAGATAGCCTTGAAGTACAGGTATGAATCACCGGAAGCCTTCTCCCGTGCATTTCACAATCTGCATGGAATTACGCCTACATTAGCGCGCAATGCCGGAAGTGAGTTAAGAGCCTATCCGCGCATCTCCTTTCAAATCATCTTAAAGGGAGTGACCGGAATGAATTACCGGATGGAGAAACGGGATGCTTTTCAAGTGTACGGGCTGGAGGATATCTACCACTACGACACTATTGCGAATGAAGCGGGCGTAACGATCCCGGAGGTTTGGCAAAATATCTGCAAGAATGGTGAGTTCGAACGTTTAGCCCAATCGGTAAGCGGGGCTTGGAGAGACGAAGGCAATTTCAGCAAGGAACTTGGAGCAGTCTTTGCATTCGATGCCTATACATTCACAAGCAACTCGACCTTCCCTTATTTAATCGGATGCTACAAAGCGCCAGGCAGCCAGGTGAACGGATACACTGTGGTTGATGTTCCCGCAGCTACGTGGGTCGTATTCTCAACACTCCATGATGGGAACGGCAGCGGCAAGTATGATTTGCGGTCTTTGAAGAATCGTATCTTCTCTGAATGGCTGCAAACCTCAACCTATACGATTCTAGATGGCGGTAATTTCGAGATGTATGGTACAAGCGCAGATGGCTATGAATATTGTGAACTATGGTATAGAGTCGGGGAATAG
- a CDS encoding DUF4153 domain-containing protein, translating to MDEQTVSKPGHGRVALLAAFLLAIVHQYLFYDKMPGISYPIFVVLFYAFMLYFAKERLRKQNWFSYVWMVSIFLLSLTYMLFGNRFFFALNFVVIPVLILLHMTYMLSYRKPTWSGIALIGAAFEHLFPQSLRNWATALRLLRRGKGGMANERKQVLMRVMIGLLISVPLLLIVISLLSTADGVFSQLLSALPGIFDNISLGDWVFRALWVLLLGLFMFGFVWGFVQSKFYIRTPLVSEFDAMGQKLVAAEAGEEGIGLDDPVIITTVLTAINAVYMLFVSVQFSYLFGAWDGILPENSTYADYARSGFLELILVTSINFAILLLSLLAVRKAGGILKRVIQLLLYILVLCSMVMLYSAYSRLNLYEEAYGYTYIRFLVHAFMIFLGLLLVLAAVRISREPFPLLKCYIVLGLLSYVLMNYIGMDHIIAQQNIQRYEASGTLDAGYLAGLSADVVPELIEFSKQEKGILDEALRSRLSERTQPKQSWPSFNLANHRERKALEEYFVGEVTQK from the coding sequence ATGGACGAACAAACGGTATCCAAACCGGGGCATGGGCGTGTAGCCTTATTGGCCGCATTTCTGCTTGCAATTGTGCATCAGTACCTGTTTTACGACAAAATGCCGGGGATCTCTTACCCGATTTTTGTGGTCTTATTTTATGCTTTTATGCTCTATTTCGCCAAGGAGAGGCTGCGCAAGCAGAACTGGTTCAGCTATGTTTGGATGGTGTCCATATTTCTGTTGTCCTTGACCTATATGCTGTTTGGCAACAGGTTTTTCTTTGCGCTTAATTTCGTTGTTATTCCGGTGCTTATTCTATTACATATGACGTATATGCTTAGTTACCGTAAGCCCACCTGGAGTGGAATCGCGCTGATCGGCGCGGCATTTGAGCATCTGTTCCCGCAAAGTCTGCGCAACTGGGCTACGGCACTGAGGCTGCTGCGCCGGGGCAAAGGCGGGATGGCGAATGAACGCAAGCAGGTATTGATGCGGGTGATGATCGGCCTGCTGATTTCGGTGCCGCTGCTGCTGATCGTGATCTCGCTGCTCTCTACGGCGGATGGAGTGTTCAGTCAGCTGCTGTCAGCACTCCCGGGGATTTTTGACAACATTTCGCTGGGGGACTGGGTCTTCCGGGCTCTGTGGGTTCTGCTGCTCGGCCTCTTCATGTTCGGCTTCGTCTGGGGGTTCGTACAGAGTAAATTCTATATCCGAACTCCTCTGGTCAGTGAGTTTGATGCGATGGGACAGAAGCTGGTAGCAGCTGAAGCAGGGGAGGAGGGGATCGGTCTTGATGACCCGGTCATTATCACTACCGTGCTGACTGCAATCAATGCAGTGTACATGCTGTTTGTGAGTGTCCAGTTCTCGTATCTGTTCGGAGCCTGGGACGGGATTCTGCCGGAGAACAGTACGTATGCGGACTATGCGCGGAGCGGTTTTCTGGAGCTGATTCTGGTCACATCCATTAACTTCGCGATCTTGCTGCTGTCCTTGCTGGCAGTGCGCAAAGCTGGAGGTATCCTGAAGCGGGTGATTCAGCTCCTGCTGTATATTCTGGTGTTATGCTCCATGGTCATGCTGTATTCTGCATACTCGCGGCTGAACTTATATGAAGAGGCGTATGGTTACACCTACATCCGGTTCCTGGTGCATGCCTTCATGATCTTCCTCGGATTGCTGCTGGTGCTGGCGGCCGTAAGGATTAGCCGGGAACCCTTCCCGCTTCTAAAATGTTACATCGTGCTCGGCCTGCTCTCCTATGTGCTGATGAACTATATAGGGATGGATCATATCATTGCGCAGCAGAATATCCAGCGTTATGAAGCAAGCGGCACACTGGATGCCGGTTATCTGGCCGGGCTCTCCGCAGATGTGGTTCCAGAGCTGATCGAATTCAGCAAGCAGGAGAAGGGGATTCTGGACGAGGCGCTGCGCAGCAGACTGTCTGAACGTACTCAGCCTAAGCAGAGCTGGCCGTCGTTCAATCTGGCGAACCACCGGGAGCGTAAAGCGCTTGAGGAGTATTTTGTCGGAGAGGTAACGCAGAAATAG
- a CDS encoding DinB family protein — translation MQTLFRYNWQVREEWYQWCEELPEEEQVKTRIGGVGGILQTLVHIVDVELSWVRDMEGKPDIRLDFTEYNTLQKIREVDARFRPEVESFVVAWNEGLERRILREDKPDGQVTQHRWGEVIRHVAAHEIHHIGQLSIWSRELGRKPVSPNLIGRELVEYLPGRA, via the coding sequence ATGCAAACCTTATTTCGTTATAACTGGCAGGTCCGCGAGGAATGGTATCAATGGTGTGAGGAGCTGCCGGAAGAAGAACAGGTGAAGACACGCATTGGCGGAGTGGGCGGAATCCTGCAGACGCTGGTGCATATTGTGGATGTGGAATTAAGCTGGGTCCGGGATATGGAAGGTAAGCCGGATATCCGTTTAGACTTCACGGAGTACAATACTTTGCAGAAAATCAGAGAGGTGGACGCACGCTTCCGGCCGGAGGTGGAGTCCTTCGTAGTGGCCTGGAATGAGGGATTGGAACGGAGGATTCTAAGGGAGGATAAGCCGGATGGACAGGTTACCCAGCATAGATGGGGCGAAGTGATACGCCATGTTGCAGCGCATGAGATTCATCACATTGGCCAGCTCTCCATCTGGTCAAGGGAACTTGGCCGGAAGCCGGTCTCCCCTAATCTGATAGGCCGGGAGCTGGTGGAGTATCTGCCCGGCAGAGCGTAG
- a CDS encoding copper amine oxidase N-terminal domain-containing protein, which translates to MKTGKKVWTALLAAGLSFAMLTGVNPGKVEAAAKKYPALLKINDYYVLYTAPKAPYVDSNYRTMIPLRSISELMGAKVSYDAKARTAAIEKDSVTVKFTIGSKSVSVNGVAGSMDTVPVMEQNSMFIPVSVLAGRLGIVSKWDQANQLYTLTGETLMQTDIIKLSLEDNENGPFTSPPGKIISNDAFRPVSYTFDPAKGSFTVKAKNITGKDVPEGAADVAAYILYDELIQLPPQERERPAVRKDGTIEVTVKTETPSTPAYLLVKGRLLDRSGN; encoded by the coding sequence ATGAAGACAGGTAAAAAAGTGTGGACAGCCTTACTGGCTGCGGGATTGAGCTTCGCCATGTTGACGGGTGTGAATCCGGGGAAGGTAGAGGCGGCGGCTAAGAAATACCCTGCGCTGCTGAAAATCAACGATTATTATGTGCTCTATACAGCACCAAAGGCGCCATATGTGGATTCCAACTACCGTACGATGATCCCACTTCGCTCAATTAGCGAGCTGATGGGGGCGAAGGTCAGCTATGATGCCAAGGCTAGAACGGCTGCCATCGAAAAGGATAGTGTAACGGTTAAGTTCACCATTGGTTCCAAATCTGTGTCGGTTAACGGGGTTGCCGGGTCGATGGACACGGTTCCGGTGATGGAGCAGAATTCGATGTTCATCCCGGTCAGTGTGCTCGCCGGACGTCTGGGCATTGTGAGTAAATGGGATCAGGCGAATCAACTATACACTCTGACGGGTGAAACCCTGATGCAGACGGATATCATCAAGCTTTCTTTAGAGGACAATGAGAACGGACCCTTCACTTCCCCACCAGGGAAGATCATTAGCAACGATGCGTTCCGGCCAGTTTCTTACACCTTTGACCCTGCAAAAGGCAGCTTCACGGTGAAGGCGAAGAATATAACAGGTAAGGATGTACCTGAAGGGGCGGCGGATGTTGCCGCGTATATACTTTATGATGAACTGATTCAATTGCCGCCGCAGGAACGTGAAAGACCGGCTGTGCGTAAGGATGGAACGATTGAGGTTACCGTTAAAACCGAAACACCGAGTACTCCAGCTTATTTACTTGTAAAAGGGCGCCTGCTCGACCGCTCCGGAAATTAA
- a CDS encoding ABC transporter substrate-binding protein, whose protein sequence is MKLHSQFLKLHSQHGGPAEISITLDELALTLGCTHRNALHVIRKMADLGWITWTPSRGRGRRSKLVFLAAAEDIALESMKQAISSKDISKALEGIRRHARTSSLQDTLQGWLLAYFGHHAEVHSDKRIDTLRLPVTQQLHTFDPLYMNLLAESFVSSHVFDGLVCRSGERGKVIPGLAHAWETDGSRTAWTFHLRKEVLFHHGKVLTPEDVVYSFERMMSTSQRMLYSYIVKEIQEVQALNASTVRILLKKPNELFLPFLCTSRAAIVPRDLESIGENLFGRRPAGTGPFKVVEMNEDTCVLEVFPYYFQGRAHLDRVEIIYVPWSLNREPSETGSAFHIIPNPSAAGADSLSRIHSESYVRKFVTCNTKKKGPLSDPLLRAELLSCLHDAPRVPFRHFAAPPAEVLQIATIPQYAGDAEYIAARLTQHGYSCKVLSVSPEEFKGPIRLKSDLIVFSLLRDQDEQLRLYDLYLTLSQHIEPRTRAGIEGRLRQISREPDASVRAEGFQVIEDTLTRDHQLHILYERPAETAYLPSVRGVTFNSQGWVDLRHLWFPPEL, encoded by the coding sequence ATGAAGCTGCATAGTCAATTCCTGAAGCTGCATTCGCAGCATGGAGGTCCGGCTGAGATCTCCATCACCCTTGACGAGCTGGCCTTGACCCTTGGCTGCACCCACCGCAATGCACTGCATGTGATCCGCAAAATGGCCGATCTCGGCTGGATCACCTGGACCCCCAGCAGGGGACGGGGACGGCGCTCCAAGCTGGTATTCCTCGCGGCAGCCGAGGATATTGCCCTGGAATCCATGAAGCAAGCCATAAGCAGCAAGGATATCAGCAAGGCGCTGGAGGGCATTCGCAGGCATGCCCGCACTTCATCGCTGCAGGACACGCTGCAAGGCTGGCTGCTGGCCTATTTCGGGCATCATGCTGAGGTGCACAGCGATAAGCGGATCGATACGCTGCGGCTGCCGGTCACCCAGCAGCTCCATACCTTCGATCCGCTCTATATGAATTTGCTGGCGGAGTCATTCGTCTCCAGCCATGTTTTTGACGGGCTGGTCTGCCGCAGCGGTGAACGCGGCAAGGTGATCCCCGGCCTGGCCCATGCCTGGGAGACAGACGGCAGCCGGACGGCCTGGACTTTTCATCTGCGCAAGGAGGTCTTGTTCCATCACGGCAAGGTACTGACCCCGGAGGATGTCGTGTACTCGTTCGAACGGATGATGTCCACTTCGCAGCGCATGCTGTACAGTTATATTGTCAAGGAGATTCAGGAGGTCCAGGCCTTGAATGCCTCTACCGTCCGCATTCTGCTGAAGAAGCCGAATGAACTCTTCCTTCCCTTCCTCTGCACCAGCCGGGCGGCGATTGTGCCCCGCGATCTGGAGTCCATAGGAGAGAATCTGTTTGGACGCAGGCCGGCGGGCACCGGTCCGTTCAAGGTCGTGGAGATGAATGAGGACACCTGTGTGCTGGAGGTGTTCCCTTATTACTTCCAGGGGCGGGCCCATCTGGACCGTGTGGAGATTATCTATGTCCCGTGGAGCCTTAACCGTGAGCCCTCAGAGACCGGCTCTGCCTTCCATATCATCCCGAATCCGTCAGCAGCAGGCGCAGACTCCCTAAGCAGAATCCACTCTGAGTCCTATGTCCGCAAATTCGTAACCTGCAACACGAAGAAAAAGGGACCGCTAAGCGATCCCCTTCTTCGTGCCGAGCTGCTGTCCTGTCTGCACGACGCCCCGAGAGTGCCCTTCCGGCATTTCGCAGCGCCTCCGGCTGAAGTCTTGCAGATTGCCACGATCCCGCAGTATGCCGGAGATGCCGAATACATCGCCGCAAGACTAACGCAGCATGGATATTCCTGCAAGGTGTTATCCGTGTCGCCAGAGGAATTCAAAGGTCCGATCCGCCTGAAGTCCGACCTGATCGTCTTCTCGCTGCTCCGCGACCAGGATGAGCAGCTCCGTCTGTACGATCTGTATCTGACCCTCTCGCAGCACATCGAACCACGCACCCGTGCGGGCATTGAAGGCAGGCTGCGCCAGATCTCGCGGGAGCCTGACGCCTCCGTTCGGGCGGAAGGCTTCCAGGTGATTGAGGATACTCTAACCCGTGACCACCAGCTGCATATTCTGTACGAACGGCCTGCCGAGACCGCTTATCTGCCCTCCGTGCGCGGGGTGACCTTTAACAGCCAGGGCTGGGTCGATCTGCGCCATCTGTGGTTTCCGCCGGAGCTGTAG
- a CDS encoding DUF1835 domain-containing protein, whose product MLAIKKAVSTLRDEEVKSYLTQLLAGIGELKEQSKLLESALEERMAEPVARLIDQYSSLMSLPALRAFWDPAPDSTHIHIVCGDSFGGSMKQALKGLGWTDTHKLIILRENYAIGPLEQLDTPVGRKLRSDWFRQHIHEYFTVSDECEREYTELLDNLEQIPEQAKVVIWTSGNACEQTALRLTVHLLANRQNEIVVLDAGAICEELFNRPDAFINYCHSGEIPSDKLREALLRIGDASRLTAADIMRLAREWQQIAEQSGALRIWQEDALLEVPADYYDGYLLEKLDSLTPPPGEDGFLKSARLVGEAIGYCEQYVGDTYFEHRVRELIYSGVLEIKGVPTAMRFYSIRRKKG is encoded by the coding sequence ATGCTGGCGATTAAAAAGGCAGTAAGTACCTTGCGGGATGAGGAAGTAAAGTCGTACTTGACGCAGCTTCTGGCGGGAATTGGCGAGTTGAAGGAGCAGAGCAAACTGCTGGAGAGCGCGCTGGAGGAGCGCATGGCGGAGCCGGTTGCTAGATTGATTGACCAGTACTCGTCGCTGATGAGTCTTCCGGCACTGCGTGCATTCTGGGACCCTGCTCCTGACAGCACCCATATTCACATCGTCTGCGGTGACTCCTTCGGGGGCAGTATGAAACAGGCACTGAAAGGACTAGGCTGGACGGACACACATAAGTTGATTATCCTGCGGGAGAATTATGCTATAGGTCCGCTGGAGCAGTTGGATACGCCAGTAGGGAGGAAACTGCGCAGCGACTGGTTCCGCCAGCATATCCATGAATACTTCACGGTCTCTGATGAATGCGAAAGAGAGTATACGGAGCTGCTGGACAATCTCGAGCAGATTCCCGAACAGGCCAAGGTTGTGATCTGGACCAGCGGCAATGCTTGCGAGCAGACTGCGCTGCGTCTAACCGTTCATCTGCTGGCGAACAGACAGAATGAGATTGTAGTGCTTGATGCCGGGGCCATCTGTGAGGAGCTGTTCAACCGGCCGGATGCTTTCATTAACTACTGCCATTCCGGTGAGATTCCGTCAGACAAGCTCCGGGAAGCGCTTCTGCGGATCGGTGACGCCAGCAGGCTGACTGCTGCGGATATCATGCGGCTGGCCCGGGAATGGCAGCAGATCGCAGAGCAGTCCGGGGCTCTGCGAATCTGGCAAGAGGACGCCTTGCTGGAGGTGCCTGCCGATTATTATGACGGCTATCTGTTGGAGAAGCTGGATTCACTGACACCCCCGCCAGGAGAAGACGGGTTCCTGAAATCAGCACGGCTAGTTGGAGAGGCGATCGGATACTGTGAGCAGTATGTCGGTGATACTTATTTCGAGCATAGGGTGAGGGAGTTGATCTACAGCGGGGTGCTGGAAATCAAGGGCGTTCCCACAGCGATGAGATTCTATAGCATCCGGCGCAAGAAAGGGTAA